From the Candidatus Omnitrophota bacterium genome, the window AAGGCCTATTCTTTCTTAAATACCTTTTATCCTTTTCAATATCCTCAACAAGAACTGGTCTTCCTTCTAACGCAACCAACCCGGCAATCGGATCGCCAATTTTCATCCTTGCCTTTACCGCAATGCTCTCACCTAGCCCAATATATCCCCTTAATACCAATTCTTGAGTTTCTTCATCAACTAACATAAGAGAACATTTTCTTGCCTTTAAAATTTTAGACGTTTTTTCAATAACAAAATCAACTAATTTATTTAAATCTAATACTTTATGCAAACCTTCTTCTAGACTTAAAACTTGCTCAAGTTTAGTTTTTTCTAGCTGCATTTTGTTCACTAGCTCTTCTTCCTTCTTCTGGGCCTCAATTCTTTCCGTTATGTCTCTTGCAATAATCGAAGCACCGATAATATTTCCCGACATGTCTGCTATCGGCGATACCGACAAAGAAACGTTAATCAAAGAGCCGTCTTTTTTCATTCGAGCAGTCTCATAGTGCTTAATTCTCTGGCCATTCTTAACTTTTTCCAATATATCTCCTAGAGACTTATGCTCGTTTTCAGGAATCAAAATCTTCGCTGAACGCCCGACAACTTCTTCGCTAGCATAACCCAACATATTTTGACTGCTTTTATTCCAATCAGAAATAGTTCCATCTAGCGCTAAGGACCATATCGCATCTTGCGATGAATTAACGATTGCGGCAAGTTTTGAATTTAATTCTTCCTTAAGTTTATAATGCAAAAACCAAAAAGATACAGTCCAGAGAATTATCAATATCAGCGCATGATTAGTTAAAACTCGCCAAACTTGACCAACAGGAGGAACAATGATCAAAGACAACACAATAAGACATGAAGAAGAAATAGTGAAAATATAAGGATGTTTGTTGTTTGATGACTGCAAGAAAAATAACACAACGATGATATAAACAAGGCCCCCGATTGCCCAGCGTACAGACAAATCAACGCTAAAGGCAATAATGCTCAACAAAATACACAGCGCAAATATATGCGAATTCTTTAATTTAAGTTTTAGGAACATTTCTATTAAAATCCTTTTTTATATTTCAAATAAACTCTATCGTCAGTTTTAGACTTATTCTTCTCGTTAATAAGATCCTTTTTCTCTTGTGTTATAAATTCTTTTTGAGCCCCAACAGAAATCGCATCTGTCACCTTGTATTCTCCTCCTACTTTCTGTGAAACATCAGGCTTTTGATCGACCTTGCTTCTTTCTTCTATCTCATAACTGGCTTCTAATCCATCGGCTAAATCTTTTGTCACAGCAATCCCTTTGCCTTGCGCATCGTATTTCACAGAAAAACTTCGCAAACCAAGCTTCTGGGCAAACTGATCACCTTGCCCGCCAAATAAGAAATAATCAATAAAATCCTTAGACAAATCCGCAGACACTTCTCCCTTATTTAATAATTCTTCAGAATCTTTCCATGTTCGATTAGTAGCCAATGCCAACAACAACCTTTCTTTGGCCATAGGCGAATCGGAACTAACTTGCAAATCTGGATTCTGAAGACTGCCTTTAACAGCAATGTCTATTTTTATTCTTTCAACAACTGAAGTTGCTTTAATATTAAAACTTGGTTTTTGTGGATCACCATTAAACATTATTTTGCTTTCTTGGAGTCGCACTAAAGCTGTCTTGTTTCCATGTATTGTTCCGCCTTTTAGAATAACGAGCCCATGCAATCCTAAGACGTTTTCATCGTTTTTAATGTTTATCTTAAATTCGCCTGGAGCCTTCTCAAGAAAAAACCCATTCTTTGTTATTTTCTCGATAACAAATTCTCCGCTTATCAAAGGCTGATCTACTGAGCCTTTAATAAAAACATCTACCTCAGAAAGACTTCCTTTGACTCCGCTAAGAACATCTGCCTTAAGCAAATCTTTTAGCTCACCATCTGAAATGGACTTTGAATAAAGATTAAAATCTACAGACCCTTTTTCAATCTTCCCACGAAACAAAACAGGGTCTGCATCTGGCAAAATCAACCTTGCATTATCAATCTGCAACTCAACCTCATTTAAACTTAAAGAATGAATGTTTACGATTAATGTCTGCACTTTTAGCTGATTTGGAATCGGAAACCATTTCAAATTTTCCAATACGATATTCTTATACAGCATGCCACTAACTAAACTGCCTTCGGCCTGCTCCCAGTCAACTAAATTTTCGTCATTGGTCAGCTTTGCAAATCTTTCGGTTAACACCAACCCTCCGGAATTAGTGAAAAAAAGGAAATAACCAGCCCCTAAAAGCAAAGCTCCAAAAGCAATGATGATGCTGCCCAAAAGAACAAATTTCTTTGATTTAGTTTTCATTTTTTCTTTTTACTGTTTTTACAATTAAAAATAAAGTCTTTGTTATCAACATCAACAAAAATAGAATCTTTTTCCTTAAACTCTCCTTTAAGAATCTTAAGAGCAATCGGATCTTGAATATATTTTTGCACTATCCTTTTTAAAGGTCTCGCCCCAAAAGCGATATCATAGCCTAACTCTCCAATATAATCTTTTGCCTGATCCGATACGTCAAAATCAAAATTCTTTTCGCTTAAGCGGTTTCTTAATATTTCTAATTGAATGTCAACAATTCGGCGTATATCTTTTTTTTCCAACTGGTTAAAAACAATAACTTCGTCAATACGATTAAGAAACTCAGGACGAAAATGACTTTTGATAACATCGTTAATTTTTTGATCAATATCCTTTTTTTCATCTGATTCTATAATTAAATTAGTCCCTATATTTGAAGTCATAATAATTATAGTATTTTTAAAATTAACAACTCTTCCTTGTCCATCTGTTAATCGACCGTCATCAAGAATTTGCAACAACGCATTAAAAACATCTGGGTGCGCTTTTTCAATTTCATCAAACAAAATAACCGAATAAGATTTTCGACGTACTGCCTCTGTGAGCTGTCCTCCTTCTTCATACCCAACATATCCAGGAGGAGACCCTATCAATTTTGATACGCTATGCTGCTCCATATACTCACTCATATCAATTCGAATCATAGCGTTCTCATCGTCAAACAAAAACCAAGCCAATGATTTAGCTAATTCCGTTTTTCCAACTCCTGTGGGCCCAACAAAAATAAAAGATCCTACCGGGCGATGCGGGTCACTTAATCCTATTCGAGAACGCCTAATCGCATTAGCAATCAAATCAATCGCTTGATCTTGCCCCACAATACGCTTCTTTAAACTTTTTTCAATATTAATCAGCTTCTCTGTTTCCCCTTCCATTAATTTTGAAATAGGTATTTTAGTCCATTTGCAAACAACCTCAGTAATGTCTTGATCGTCAACCTCTTCTTTTAACATGGTTCCATGCTTTTGAAGCTCAATAAGTTCCTTGTTTTGGATCTCTAAATCTTTTTGCAAATTAATCAAAATTCCATATTTAATTTCTGCTGCTTTATTAAGATCACCACTTCTTTCAGCCTTTACTTCTTCTAGCTTTTGTTTTTCTATTTCTGATTTTATTTTTCTAATCTTATCAATTAGACTTTTCTCACCCTGCCATTGCAACCGAAGCTTTTTATTATCTTCCTTTAAACTATCTAGTTCTTTCTCTATTTTCTTAAGCCTCTCTTGAGATGCTTCATCTTTTTCCTTTTTTAAAGCCTGTTTTTCAATTTCTAGCTGACGAATACGTCGCTCATAAATATCTAATTCCTGTGGCATGCTATCAATCTATATCCTCAACTTTGAAGCAGCTTCATCGAT encodes:
- a CDS encoding translocation/assembly module TamB domain-containing protein; the protein is MKTKSKKFVLLGSIIIAFGALLLGAGYFLFFTNSGGLVLTERFAKLTNDENLVDWEQAEGSLVSGMLYKNIVLENLKWFPIPNQLKVQTLIVNIHSLSLNEVELQIDNARLILPDADPVLFRGKIEKGSVDFNLYSKSISDGELKDLLKADVLSGVKGSLSEVDVFIKGSVDQPLISGEFVIEKITKNGFFLEKAPGEFKINIKNDENVLGLHGLVILKGGTIHGNKTALVRLQESKIMFNGDPQKPSFNIKATSVVERIKIDIAVKGSLQNPDLQVSSDSPMAKERLLLALATNRTWKDSEELLNKGEVSADLSKDFIDYFLFGGQGDQFAQKLGLRSFSVKYDAQGKGIAVTKDLADGLEASYEIEERSKVDQKPDVSQKVGGEYKVTDAISVGAQKEFITQEKKDLINEKNKSKTDDRVYLKYKKGF
- a CDS encoding AAA family ATPase, with protein sequence MPQELDIYERRIRQLEIEKQALKKEKDEASQERLKKIEKELDSLKEDNKKLRLQWQGEKSLIDKIRKIKSEIEKQKLEEVKAERSGDLNKAAEIKYGILINLQKDLEIQNKELIELQKHGTMLKEEVDDQDITEVVCKWTKIPISKLMEGETEKLINIEKSLKKRIVGQDQAIDLIANAIRRSRIGLSDPHRPVGSFIFVGPTGVGKTELAKSLAWFLFDDENAMIRIDMSEYMEQHSVSKLIGSPPGYVGYEEGGQLTEAVRRKSYSVILFDEIEKAHPDVFNALLQILDDGRLTDGQGRVVNFKNTIIIMTSNIGTNLIIESDEKKDIDQKINDVIKSHFRPEFLNRIDEVIVFNQLEKKDIRRIVDIQLEILRNRLSEKNFDFDVSDQAKDYIGELGYDIAFGARPLKRIVQKYIQDPIALKILKGEFKEKDSIFVDVDNKDFIFNCKNSKKKK
- a CDS encoding diguanylate cyclase, whose protein sequence is MFLKLKLKNSHIFALCILLSIIAFSVDLSVRWAIGGLVYIIVVLFFLQSSNNKHPYIFTISSSCLIVLSLIIVPPVGQVWRVLTNHALILIILWTVSFWFLHYKLKEELNSKLAAIVNSSQDAIWSLALDGTISDWNKSSQNMLGYASEEVVGRSAKILIPENEHKSLGDILEKVKNGQRIKHYETARMKKDGSLINVSLSVSPIADMSGNIIGASIIARDITERIEAQKKEEELVNKMQLEKTKLEQVLSLEEGLHKVLDLNKLVDFVIEKTSKILKARKCSLMLVDEETQELVLRGYIGLGESIAVKARMKIGDPIAGLVALEGRPVLVEDIEKDKRYLRKNRPSCESKSFVSAPIKMGDQVLGVLSVTDKHFQDEEIFTQLDLKVLSMITRQVGIAMEASKLYSDLKFLTVTDPLTGIYNFRYFAKTLDREISRSKRYDRPLCILMIDVDDFKTYNDTHGHIEGDILLKELSRIFKENVRDVDVACRYAGDEFVIILPDTEISNAEIVANKIKVKVEELRLKMKVSVSIGLAQLPKNKEINRYDFMSKADSALYFAKKEGKNRIHTNK